From Cellulosimicrobium sp. ES-005, one genomic window encodes:
- the rpoZ gene encoding DNA-directed RNA polymerase subunit omega, with protein sequence MSGTVAAPEGITDPPIDDLLEHVDSKYALVIYSAKRARQINAYYSQLSEGLLENVGPLLETRNQEKPLSIAMREINAGLLTIEAEPDEADEA encoded by the coding sequence GTGTCCGGAACCGTCGCCGCCCCCGAGGGCATCACCGACCCGCCGATCGACGACCTGCTGGAGCACGTCGACTCGAAGTACGCGCTCGTCATCTACTCGGCCAAGCGCGCGCGCCAGATCAACGCGTACTACTCGCAGCTCAGCGAGGGCCTGCTGGAGAACGTCGGGCCGCTGCTCGAGACGCGCAACCAGGAGAAGCCGCTGTCGATCGCGATGCGCGAGATCAACGCGGGCCTGCTGACGATCGAGGCCGAGCCCGACGAGGCCGACGAGGCCTGA
- the coaBC gene encoding bifunctional phosphopantothenoylcysteine decarboxylase/phosphopantothenate--cysteine ligase CoaBC, whose product MRIVLGVSGGVAAYKAVLLLRLLRERGHRVRVVPTASALRFVGAPTWEALSGEPATDQVFEDVEHVPHVALGQGADLVVVAPATADLLARAASGRADDLLTSTLLTARCPVVMAPAMHTEMWEHPATRANVATLRERGVHVIEPASGRLTGADTGPGRLPEPDEIARVALAVAGGADDEAGASGEPAPVRDLAGRRVVVSAGGTREPIDPVRFIGNRSSGRQGVELARAARARGAHVTLVAANLAPDVAALVRDAGLDDVVGVETTAQLRDAVRAAAASADVVVMAAAVADFRPAHAPGAKIKKVPGRGPEPIALVENPDVLAELAHDRLRAGQVVVGFAAETGDADGSVLDHGRAKARRKGADLLVVNAVGESLGFGVDANDVTVVDGSGDVVATAGGTKRAVADAVWDVVAGRVAAATADDGVARVE is encoded by the coding sequence ATGCGGATCGTGCTCGGGGTGAGCGGCGGGGTCGCGGCGTACAAGGCCGTGCTGCTGCTGCGGCTGCTGCGCGAGCGAGGGCATCGGGTGCGCGTGGTGCCCACGGCGTCGGCGCTGCGGTTCGTGGGCGCGCCCACGTGGGAGGCGCTGTCGGGCGAGCCCGCGACGGACCAGGTGTTCGAGGACGTGGAGCACGTGCCGCACGTCGCGCTGGGCCAGGGCGCCGACCTGGTGGTCGTGGCGCCCGCGACCGCGGACCTGCTCGCGCGGGCGGCGTCGGGCCGGGCGGACGACCTGCTGACCTCGACGCTGCTGACCGCGCGCTGCCCGGTCGTGATGGCGCCCGCGATGCACACCGAGATGTGGGAGCACCCGGCCACGCGCGCGAACGTGGCCACGCTGCGCGAGCGCGGCGTGCACGTGATCGAGCCGGCGTCGGGCCGTCTGACGGGTGCCGACACGGGCCCGGGGCGCCTGCCCGAGCCCGACGAGATCGCGCGTGTCGCCCTGGCCGTCGCGGGGGGCGCCGACGACGAGGCGGGCGCCAGCGGGGAACCGGCGCCGGTGCGCGACCTCGCGGGTCGTCGGGTCGTGGTCTCCGCGGGCGGCACGCGCGAGCCGATCGACCCGGTCCGCTTCATCGGCAACCGGTCCAGCGGGCGCCAGGGGGTCGAGCTCGCGCGGGCGGCGCGGGCGCGGGGCGCCCACGTGACGCTCGTCGCGGCGAACCTGGCCCCGGACGTCGCCGCGCTGGTGCGGGACGCCGGCCTGGACGACGTGGTCGGGGTCGAGACGACGGCCCAGCTGCGCGACGCGGTGCGCGCCGCGGCGGCGTCGGCGGACGTCGTCGTGATGGCCGCTGCGGTCGCGGACTTCCGCCCGGCGCACGCACCCGGGGCGAAGATCAAGAAGGTGCCGGGCCGCGGGCCGGAGCCGATCGCGCTCGTCGAGAACCCGGACGTGCTCGCCGAGCTCGCGCACGACCGGCTGCGCGCCGGCCAGGTCGTCGTGGGGTTCGCGGCCGAGACGGGCGACGCGGACGGCTCGGTGCTCGACCACGGCCGGGCGAAGGCGCGCCGCAAGGGCGCGGACCTGCTCGTCGTGAACGCGGTGGGCGAGAGCCTCGGGTTCGGCGTCGACGCGAACGACGTGACCGTCGTCGACGGGTCCGGCGACGTCGTCGCGACGGCGGGGGGCACCAAGCGCGCGGTGGCGGACGCCGTGTGGGACGTCGTCGCGGGCCGGGTGGCCGCGGCGACGGCGGACGACGGGGTCGCACGGGTCGAGTGA
- the mihF gene encoding integration host factor, actinobacterial type encodes MALPPLTPEQRAAALEKAAEARRVRAEVKNRLKYSQGSLKEVIERGQTDDMIGKLKVVSLLESLPGVGKVKARAIMEEIGIAETRRVRGLGPHQSAALIERFG; translated from the coding sequence GTGGCACTTCCACCCCTGACCCCAGAACAGCGCGCGGCGGCGCTCGAGAAGGCCGCAGAGGCCCGACGCGTGCGCGCCGAGGTGAAGAACAGGCTCAAGTACTCCCAGGGCTCCCTGAAGGAGGTCATCGAGCGCGGGCAGACGGACGACATGATCGGCAAGCTCAAGGTGGTCTCGTTGCTGGAGTCCCTGCCCGGCGTGGGTAAGGTGAAGGCTCGGGCGATCATGGAGGAGATCGGGATCGCCGAGACACGTCGTGTCCGCGGCCTCGGCCCCCACCAGTCCGCGGCCCTCATCGAGAGGTTTGGCTGA
- the metK gene encoding methionine adenosyltransferase gives MADLRLFTSESVTEGHPDKVCDQISDSILDALLTQDPTSRVAVETMVTTGLVHVAGEVTTDAYVEIPQIVRDVVRRIGYTSSAIGFDADSCGISVSIGQQSPDIAQGVDKSLEERDDQRDHDPLDAQGAGDQGLMFGYASDDTPSLMPLPVWLAHRLAERLALVRRDGTVPGLRPDGKTQVTIGYDGDRAVTLDTVVLSTQHDPDVRQDALHRLVADDVVAPVLEAAGVDLDTRETRLFVNPTGTFVVGGPQGDAGLTGRKIIVDTYGGMARHGGGAFSGKDPSKVDRSAAYATRWVAKNVVAAGLARRCEVQVAYAIGKAHPVGLYVETFGTEKVPVERITAAIREVFDLRPAAIIRDLDLLRPIYAATAAYGHFGRELDQFTWERTDRVADLQSQV, from the coding sequence ATGGCTGATCTGCGTCTGTTCACGTCCGAGTCCGTCACCGAGGGGCACCCGGACAAGGTCTGCGACCAGATCTCCGACTCCATCCTCGACGCGCTCCTGACGCAGGACCCGACGTCCCGCGTGGCGGTCGAGACAATGGTCACCACGGGCCTCGTGCACGTCGCGGGCGAGGTGACCACGGACGCGTACGTCGAGATCCCGCAGATCGTGCGCGACGTCGTGCGCCGCATCGGGTACACGTCGTCCGCGATCGGCTTCGACGCGGACTCGTGCGGCATCTCCGTGTCGATCGGGCAGCAGTCGCCCGACATCGCGCAGGGCGTCGACAAGAGCCTCGAGGAGCGCGACGACCAGCGCGACCACGACCCGCTCGACGCGCAGGGCGCGGGCGACCAGGGCCTGATGTTCGGGTACGCGAGCGACGACACGCCGAGCCTCATGCCGCTGCCGGTCTGGCTCGCGCACCGCCTCGCGGAGCGTCTCGCGCTCGTGCGCCGCGACGGGACGGTGCCGGGCCTGCGCCCGGACGGCAAGACGCAGGTCACCATCGGGTACGACGGCGACCGTGCGGTCACGCTCGACACCGTCGTCCTGTCCACGCAGCACGACCCGGACGTGCGGCAGGACGCGCTGCACCGGCTCGTCGCGGACGACGTCGTCGCGCCGGTCCTCGAGGCCGCGGGCGTCGACCTCGACACGCGCGAGACGCGCCTGTTCGTCAACCCGACGGGCACCTTCGTCGTCGGCGGCCCGCAGGGCGACGCCGGCCTGACGGGCCGCAAGATCATCGTGGACACCTACGGCGGCATGGCCCGCCACGGCGGCGGCGCCTTCTCCGGCAAGGACCCGTCGAAGGTGGACCGCTCCGCCGCGTACGCGACGCGCTGGGTCGCGAAGAACGTCGTCGCGGCGGGCCTCGCGCGCCGCTGCGAGGTGCAGGTCGCGTACGCGATCGGCAAGGCGCACCCCGTGGGCCTGTACGTGGAGACGTTCGGCACGGAGAAGGTGCCGGTCGAGCGCATCACGGCCGCGATCCGCGAGGTGTTCGACCTGCGGCCCGCGGCGATCATCCGCGACCTGGACCTGCTGCGCCCCATCTACGCCGCGACGGCCGCGTACGGGCACTTCGGGCGCGAGCTGGACCAGTTCACGTGGGAGCGCACGGACCGCGTCGCGGACCTGCAGTCCCAGGTGTGA
- a CDS encoding primosomal protein N': protein MSEPEDTAQAVQDTLPGVSAPAARRPAVPASQQVAAHLPVARLALDLAPPHLDRAFDYLVPATMSDDAQPGVRVKVRFAGRDVDGYVLERTERSDHDGRLLPLRRVVSPEPVLSPAVARLARSVADHYAGTLSDVLRLAVPPRHARAEQALAAAVAAAPGSGAAGGTTPVGESGAAHPAPSEAAGSGAASGGSVWAPYRAGAAFLAHVAGGGAPRAVWTALPGLAPPAPPASVPGPVERGKGAARVRRAADPLPVTHWAAAVAEAVRAARSGGRGALVVVPDARDVDQVCAALDAAGLPPWDAATGGEVVRLTADEGPAPRYRGFLAVLHGRARVVVGTRAAAFAPVADLGLVVCWNDGEDTLAEPRAPYPHAREVLALRSDQEGAAFLLGSHGRTVAAHALVTRGWAHDLAAPRDVVRARAPRVRALTSVELAAEGPGAAARIPTAAWRAARSALEQGPVLVQVPRSGYVPVVACGRCRTPARCTVCHGPLALSGPQATPQCAWCGALAGGWSCAECHWTGLRSVRVGSQRTAEELGRAFAGVPVQVSGAAAAGGVLGAVSSRPALVVATPGAEPVAEGGYAAALLLDAAVSTAHVGLDVAQDALARWLAAAALVRPATAGGQVLLVGDAAPAPTNALVRWDPALLADRELDERAELSLPPAVRVAAVTGDRPAVAALLGRVELARPDAVLGPVEVPAPPPRGRAPGAGGPGSGAVDGPGPGMLDAPPVRAVVRVPVRDGRRLARELAASLAVRSARREPGSVRVELDPKEIL from the coding sequence GTGAGCGAGCCCGAGGACACGGCGCAGGCGGTGCAGGACACCCTGCCGGGCGTCTCGGCGCCCGCGGCACGGCGCCCGGCCGTCCCGGCGTCCCAGCAGGTCGCGGCGCACCTGCCCGTCGCGCGCCTGGCGCTCGACCTGGCGCCCCCGCACCTGGACCGCGCGTTCGACTACCTCGTGCCCGCCACGATGTCCGACGACGCGCAGCCCGGCGTGCGGGTCAAGGTGCGGTTCGCCGGACGCGACGTCGACGGGTACGTCCTGGAGCGGACCGAGCGCTCCGACCACGACGGCCGCCTGCTGCCGCTGCGCCGGGTCGTCTCGCCGGAGCCGGTGCTCTCGCCGGCCGTGGCGCGGCTCGCGCGCTCGGTCGCCGACCACTACGCGGGCACTCTGTCGGACGTGCTCCGCCTCGCCGTCCCGCCCCGGCACGCGCGCGCCGAGCAGGCGCTCGCGGCCGCCGTCGCCGCGGCACCCGGGAGCGGCGCCGCGGGGGGCACGACGCCGGTGGGCGAGTCCGGCGCGGCACACCCCGCCCCGTCAGAGGCCGCAGGGTCCGGTGCGGCGTCCGGCGGGTCCGTGTGGGCCCCGTACCGCGCCGGCGCGGCGTTCCTCGCGCACGTCGCGGGCGGGGGCGCGCCACGGGCGGTGTGGACCGCGCTGCCGGGCCTCGCGCCGCCCGCCCCTCCTGCCTCGGTGCCGGGGCCGGTCGAGCGCGGGAAGGGTGCCGCGCGGGTGCGCCGGGCGGCGGACCCGCTGCCCGTGACGCACTGGGCCGCGGCCGTCGCGGAGGCGGTGCGCGCGGCCCGGTCGGGCGGCCGGGGGGCGCTCGTCGTCGTGCCCGACGCGCGGGACGTGGACCAGGTCTGCGCCGCCCTGGACGCCGCGGGGCTGCCCCCGTGGGACGCCGCGACCGGGGGCGAGGTGGTGCGCCTCACCGCGGACGAGGGACCGGCGCCGCGGTACCGCGGCTTCCTCGCGGTGCTGCACGGCCGGGCGCGGGTCGTCGTGGGGACCAGGGCGGCGGCGTTCGCCCCGGTGGCGGACCTCGGTCTCGTGGTGTGCTGGAACGACGGCGAGGACACGCTCGCCGAGCCGCGTGCCCCCTACCCGCACGCGCGCGAGGTGCTCGCGCTGCGCAGCGACCAGGAGGGTGCCGCGTTCCTCCTCGGGTCGCACGGCCGCACGGTCGCGGCGCACGCGCTCGTGACCCGGGGCTGGGCGCACGATCTGGCGGCGCCGCGCGATGTCGTGCGGGCACGGGCGCCCCGGGTCCGCGCCCTGACCTCCGTGGAGCTCGCCGCCGAGGGCCCGGGCGCCGCGGCCCGCATCCCGACCGCGGCGTGGCGCGCGGCTCGCTCCGCGCTCGAGCAGGGGCCGGTGCTGGTGCAGGTGCCCCGCTCGGGGTACGTGCCCGTCGTCGCGTGCGGGCGCTGCCGCACGCCGGCGCGCTGCACCGTGTGCCACGGCCCGCTCGCGCTGTCCGGCCCGCAGGCGACGCCGCAGTGCGCGTGGTGCGGGGCGCTCGCGGGCGGCTGGTCGTGCGCGGAGTGCCACTGGACGGGGCTGCGGTCGGTGCGCGTGGGGTCGCAACGCACGGCGGAGGAGCTGGGACGCGCGTTCGCGGGCGTGCCCGTGCAGGTGTCCGGCGCGGCCGCGGCGGGCGGCGTGCTGGGCGCGGTGTCGTCCCGACCGGCGCTCGTCGTCGCGACGCCGGGTGCGGAGCCGGTCGCCGAGGGCGGGTACGCGGCGGCGCTCCTGCTCGACGCCGCCGTGAGCACCGCGCACGTCGGGCTGGACGTCGCGCAGGACGCGCTCGCGCGCTGGCTCGCCGCGGCGGCGCTCGTGCGTCCGGCGACCGCGGGCGGGCAGGTGCTGCTCGTCGGCGACGCCGCCCCGGCGCCGACCAACGCGCTCGTGCGCTGGGACCCGGCGCTCCTCGCGGACCGGGAGCTCGACGAGCGGGCCGAGCTGTCCCTGCCGCCCGCCGTCCGGGTGGCGGCGGTGACGGGGGACCGCCCGGCCGTCGCGGCGCTGCTGGGGCGGGTGGAGCTGGCGCGGCCCGACGCCGTCCTCGGTCCCGTGGAGGTGCCCGCGCCCCCGCCGCGCGGGCGGGCGCCGGGGGCGGGCGGCCCAGGGAGCGGGGCCGTCGACGGCCCGGGGCCGGGGATGCTGGACGCCCCACCCGTGCGCGCCGTCGTGCGGGTGCCCGTGCGCGACGGCCGGCGGCTCGCGCGTGAGCTCGCCGCGTCCCTCGCGGTGCGGTCGGCGCGCCGGGAGCCGGGTAGCGTGCGGGTGGAGCTCGACCCGAAGGAGATCCTGTGA
- the pyrF gene encoding orotidine-5'-phosphate decarboxylase translates to MSGGFGARLAAATDDHGPLCVGIDPHPGLLADWGLPDDAAGLREFGLRVVEAVGGRVAAVKPQSAFFERHGSRGVAALEEVLAAARAAGTLAIMDAKRGDIGSTMAAYADAYLRDGSPLAADALTVSPYLGFGSLQPAVDAALETGRGLFVLCLTSNPEGAEVQHARRGAGADVESVAAHVAREAARLNAPVVESGDALGPVGLVVGATIADAAARTGTDLAAVRGPLLAPGVGAQGAGAAELAAVFGDARRQVLASSSRGVLRAGPDADALRAAARAATDEAAQALRG, encoded by the coding sequence GTGAGCGGGGGCTTCGGCGCGCGGCTCGCTGCCGCGACGGACGACCACGGGCCGCTGTGCGTCGGGATCGACCCGCACCCCGGCCTGCTCGCGGACTGGGGCCTGCCCGACGACGCGGCGGGGCTGCGCGAGTTCGGGCTGCGGGTCGTCGAGGCGGTCGGCGGGCGCGTGGCGGCGGTGAAGCCGCAGTCGGCGTTCTTCGAGCGGCACGGGTCGCGCGGCGTCGCGGCGCTCGAGGAGGTGCTGGCGGCGGCCCGCGCGGCGGGCACGCTCGCGATCATGGACGCCAAGCGCGGCGACATCGGCTCGACCATGGCCGCCTACGCCGACGCGTACCTGCGCGACGGCTCCCCGCTGGCGGCGGACGCGCTGACGGTCTCGCCGTACCTCGGCTTCGGTTCGCTCCAGCCCGCGGTGGACGCCGCCCTGGAGACCGGGCGCGGGCTGTTCGTGCTGTGCCTCACCTCGAACCCCGAGGGGGCCGAGGTGCAGCACGCGCGCCGCGGCGCCGGAGCCGACGTGGAGTCGGTCGCGGCGCACGTGGCGCGCGAGGCCGCGCGGCTCAACGCGCCCGTCGTCGAGTCGGGCGACGCGCTCGGACCGGTCGGGCTCGTCGTCGGTGCGACCATCGCCGACGCCGCGGCCCGCACCGGCACGGACCTCGCGGCGGTGCGGGGCCCGCTCCTGGCCCCCGGCGTGGGTGCGCAGGGCGCGGGAGCGGCCGAGCTCGCCGCCGTGTTCGGGGACGCGCGGCGCCAGGTGCTCGCGTCCTCCTCGCGCGGCGTCCTGCGTGCAGGACCGGACGCCGACGCCCTGCGCGCCGCGGCGCGAGCGGCCACGGACGAGGCGGCGCAGGCCCTGCGCGGCTGA
- a CDS encoding tyrosine-protein phosphatase, which translates to MTSHDTSHDAGPRGSGTPTEAAAAVPAPEGAAVPGALDLPGTWNARDVGGRAVPIGHDEPLRTGVLLRTASLSRLTPAGQAALSDLGVTTVLDLRGDDELERDGADAVPGGVRVLRRGMDPAQGLQAGGGGGASADPAALIAGLLAADDPTAVARRMMHGVYATFVQDPGIRATVGRVLGEVASSDGAAVVHCSAGKDRTGWVVALAQYVAGVGEEDRRAEYLASRSAVGGLAALVPPIPGLSPDALAPVLTVEPEYLEAAWELAAREHGSVDGYLVACGVTTAVRDALVARLVAS; encoded by the coding sequence ATGACCTCCCACGACACGTCCCACGACGCGGGCCCGCGCGGCTCCGGCACGCCCACGGAGGCGGCTGCCGCCGTCCCCGCACCCGAGGGCGCGGCCGTGCCGGGCGCGCTGGACCTGCCGGGCACGTGGAACGCGCGCGACGTCGGAGGCCGGGCGGTCCCGATCGGCCACGACGAGCCCCTGCGCACCGGCGTCCTGCTGCGGACGGCGAGCCTGTCGCGCCTGACCCCGGCGGGCCAGGCGGCGCTCTCCGACCTCGGGGTGACGACGGTCCTCGACCTGCGCGGGGACGACGAGCTCGAGCGCGACGGTGCGGACGCGGTGCCGGGCGGCGTGCGGGTGCTGCGCCGCGGCATGGACCCCGCGCAGGGCCTGCAGGCCGGGGGCGGCGGGGGAGCGTCGGCCGACCCCGCGGCGCTGATCGCGGGCCTGCTGGCGGCGGACGACCCGACCGCGGTCGCGCGCCGCATGATGCACGGCGTGTACGCGACGTTCGTCCAGGACCCGGGCATCCGCGCGACGGTCGGGCGCGTGCTCGGCGAGGTCGCGTCGTCGGACGGCGCCGCGGTCGTGCACTGCTCGGCGGGCAAGGACCGCACCGGGTGGGTGGTCGCCCTCGCCCAGTACGTCGCGGGCGTCGGGGAGGAGGACCGCCGGGCGGAGTACCTCGCGAGCCGGTCGGCCGTGGGTGGACTCGCCGCGCTCGTCCCGCCCATCCCGGGCCTGTCCCCGGACGCGCTGGCCCCGGTCCTCACGGTGGAGCCGGAGTACCTCGAGGCGGCGTGGGAGCTCGCCGCCCGCGAGCACGGGAGCGTGGACGGCTACCTCGTCGCGTGCGGGGTGACCACGGCCGTGCGCGACGCGCTCGTCGCGCGCCTCGTGGCGTCCTGA
- the gmk gene encoding guanylate kinase: MVSPGPARLTVLAGPTAVGKGTVSADIRARYPEVWLSVSATTRDPRPGEVDGVHYLFVGADEFARMVADRELLEWAVVHGRNSYGTPRRAVEEKLAAGVPALLEIDLQGARQVRASMPEARFVFLAPPSWDELVRRLVGRGTEDAEERERRLTTARVELAAESEFDHVIVNDEVHRATDELVRVMGLEPRPVVGGTGDAARSADPAPPERTEQRTEQHTQQHTE, encoded by the coding sequence GTGGTCTCACCCGGCCCCGCCCGCCTGACCGTCCTTGCCGGTCCGACCGCCGTGGGGAAGGGGACGGTGTCGGCGGACATCCGGGCCCGGTACCCGGAGGTGTGGCTGTCCGTGTCCGCCACCACGCGCGACCCGCGGCCGGGGGAGGTGGACGGCGTCCACTACCTGTTCGTCGGCGCCGACGAGTTCGCCCGCATGGTCGCGGACCGGGAGCTGCTCGAGTGGGCGGTGGTGCACGGTCGCAACAGCTACGGCACGCCCCGGCGTGCGGTCGAGGAGAAGCTCGCCGCGGGCGTGCCGGCGCTCCTGGAGATCGACCTCCAGGGCGCCCGCCAGGTGCGGGCCTCGATGCCCGAGGCGCGCTTCGTGTTCCTCGCCCCGCCGAGCTGGGACGAGCTGGTGCGCCGGCTCGTCGGCCGCGGCACGGAGGACGCGGAGGAGCGCGAGCGTCGGCTCACGACGGCGCGGGTCGAGCTCGCGGCGGAGTCGGAGTTCGACCACGTCATCGTCAACGACGAGGTGCACCGCGCGACGGACGAGCTCGTGCGCGTCATGGGGCTCGAGCCCCGGCCCGTCGTGGGCGGGACGGGTGACGCCGCGCGGTCGGCGGATCCCGCGCCGCCCGAGCGCACCGAGCAGCGCACCGAGCAGCACACTCAGCAGCACACCGAGTAG